Proteins encoded together in one Urocitellus parryii isolate mUroPar1 chromosome 3, mUroPar1.hap1, whole genome shotgun sequence window:
- the Rp9 gene encoding retinitis pigmentosa 9 protein codes for MSSRPGRDDAGARGVRRQREPAEQELQRRREQKRRRHDAQQLQQLKHLESFYEKPPPGLIKEDETKPEDCIPDVPGNEHAREFLAHAPTKGLWMPLGKEVKVMQCWRCKRYGHRTGDKECPFFIKGNQKLEQFRVAHEDPMYDIIRENKRHEKDVRIQQLKQLLEDSTSDEDGSSSSSSECKEKHKKKKKKEKHKKRKKEKKKKKKRKHKSSKSSESSDSD; via the exons ATGTCTTCCCGGCCGGGGCGCGACGACGCGGGGGCGCGGGGCGTGCGGCGGCAGCGGGAGCCGGCGGAGCAGGAGCTGCAGCGGCGCCGGGAGCAGAAGCGGCGGCGACACGACgcgcagcagctgcagcagctcaAACACCTAGAGTCCTT ctatGAAAAACCTCCTCCTGGGCTTATTAAG GAAGATGAGACTAAACCAGAAGACTGTATTCCTGATGTACCAGGCAATGAACATGCCAGGGAATTTCTGGCTCACGCGCCAACTAAAGGACTTTGGATGCCACTGGGGAAAGAAGTCAAAGTTATGCAGT gttgGCGATGCAAACGGTATGGTCACCGAACGGGTGACAAAGAATGCCCTTTTTTTATCAAAGGCAACCAGAAGTTAGAACAGTTCAGAGTA GCACATGAAGATCCCATGTATGACATCATTCGAGAGAATAAAAGACATGAAAAGGATGTGAG GATTCAGCAACTAAAACAGTTACTGGAGGATTCCACCTCAGATGAGGATGGGAGCAGTTCCAGTTCTTCAGAATGTAAAGAAAagcataagaaaaagaagaagaaagaaaagcataagaaaaggaagaaggaaaagaaaaagaagaaaaaacggAAGCATAAGTCTTCTAAGTCAAGTGAGAGTTCAGACTCGGACTGA